From the genome of Brevundimonas sp. NIBR11:
GGACCGGCTGGGCGATCCGCTCGGCATTCAGGGTTGGGTCAATGCGCTGGACAGCGGCATGAGCCGGGGGCAGCTGCTGCTGATCTTCTCCGAGAGCGCCGAACACATCGCCCTGACCGCGCCCCTGTGGTGGGGCGGTGTGCAGACCCAGCCCTATGTGTCGGGTGCGCCGACCGAGAACGGATACGTCAAGGGGCTGGACGACGTTCAGATACTGCCGGGGCTGGTCGACGGCCTGTCGGACGACGGCTTCCTGCATCACGGCGGACCGTTGGCCCTGATGCTGGACGATCGGTCGCTCGACCTGGCGCAGGGGAACGGTCCCGACTGGTCCGACGGGTTCCACGACCTGATCCCGGCGGTCCGGTCGGATCCGTTCGTTCCCAACGAGGGAACGGCCGCCGAGACGCCTATCGCCATCCTGGACGACACCCCGTTCGACCCGGCGCACGACTGGATTCACTAGGTCACAGGCCATTGTGACTCTTTGTCCATGTTTCGGACGCGGCGATTGCAGACCCGTCTGTGGTCGTTAATGTCCGGCGCTTCAGGAAAAGGACTGTTTCTTACATGCGTCTTCACTCCGTCTCCCTCGCCGCTCTTCTGGTCGCCATGACACCCGCCGCCGTTCTGGCGCAGACCTCCGTTGCTTCGGGCGCCGCCCCCGCTTCCGCCGTGACCCCGCAGGCCGCGGAACTGGCCGCCGCGCCGGTGTCGGAACTGGTGTCCCAGGTGAACATCCCGTGGAAACGGTTCACGCTGGACAACGGCCTGACGGTCATCGTGCACGAGGATCGCAAGGCGCCCGTCGTGGCCGTGTCGGTCTGGTACAACGTCGGTTCCAAGGACGAACCGGCCGGTTCGACCGGCTTCGCCCACCTGTTCGAACACCTGATGTTCGGCGGATCGGAGAACGCGCCGGGCTCCTACCTGGGCCGGATGCGCAACCTCGGGCCCTCGAACCTGAACGGCACGACCTGGTTCGACCGCACCAATTATTTCGAGACCGTCCCGACGCCGGCGCTGGAACAGGCGCTGTTCCTGGAGAGCGACCGCATGGGCTATCTGCTCGGCGAGGTCGGTCAGGACGTCCTCGATCTGCAGCGCGGCGTGGTCCAGAACGAGAAGCGCCAGGGCGACAACCAGCCCTATGGCCTGTTCGAGTACGCCCAGCTGGAAGCCCTCTTCCCCGAAGGGCATCCGTACCGGCACTCGACCATCGGCTCGATGGCCGATCTGGACGCGGCGAGCCTGGAGACCGTCCGCAACTGGTTCCGCGAGAACTACGGCCCGAACAACGCCATCGTGGTCCTGTCGGGCGACATCGACGAGGCGACCGCCCGTCCGCTGATGGAAAAGTATTTCGGCGCCATCCCGCGCGGCCCGGTGAACACGCCGGCGGAGGCCGACGTCCCGACCCTGGCCGCCCCGATCGTGGCCACCATGCATGACCGGGTGGCCAACACCCGCCTGACGCGCAGCTGGGCCGTGCCCGGTCTGCTGAGCGACGACGCCGTGCCCCTCTCGGTCGGCGCCTCGGTGCTGGGCGGCCTGGCCTCCTCGCGCCTCGACAATCTGCTGGTGCGGGACGAGCAGTCGGCCGTGTCGGTGTCGTCGTCGCTGTCGGACTTCCACCGCATCGGCATCTTCGACATCTCGGTCGACGTGAAGCCGGGCGAGGACGCCGCCGAGGTGGGCGCCCGTCTGGACGCCATCGTCGCCGACTTCATCGCCAATGGCCCGACCGAGGAAGAGGTGGCCCGCGTCGCCACCCGCTACGTCTCCCAGCGCATCCAGAGCCTGGAACAGGTCAACGGCAAGGCGAATGTGCTTGCCGAGGGTCAGCTCTATGCCGGCGATCCGGACCACTACAAGAAGGAGCTGCAGCAGTACGCCACGGTCACGCCGGCCGAGGTGACCGCCGCCATGCAGCGCTGGCTGACCCGGCCGGTCTTCAACATGACGATCGCTCCGGGCGAACGCGAAGCCTACGAAGAGGCCGCCGCCAGCCCTTCGGGCGCCGCCCCGGCGCCCGCCGCAGAGATCCAGCGCGTGGCCCGCGATCCGATGCCGGCCATCGGCCAGGTGCCGGACCTGGAGTTCCCCGCCGTCGAGCGCGCGACCCTGTCGAACGGCATTGAGGTGGTCTATGCCCAGGTCGACACCGTGCCGGTGACCCGCGTGGGCATCGACTTCGACGCCGGCTTCGCCGCCGATCCCGCCAACCGCCTGGGCGCCCAGGCCATGATGCTGGACCTGCTGGACGAGGGCACCACGACCCGCGACGCCAACCAGCTGGCCGAGGAAGAAGAGCGGCTCGGCGCGTCGATCAACGTGGGCGCCTCGATGGACCGGACCTCGGCCGACCTGTCGACCGTGACGGCCAACCTGACGCCCGGCCTGACCCTGCTGGCCGATGTGGTGCGCAACCCGGCCTTCGCGCCGTCGGAGATCGAACGCATCCGCGCCGCCCGCCTGTCGGGTCTGGCCAGCGAGAAGACCAACCCGGGCTCCATCGCCGCCCGCGCCCTGCCGCCGCTGATCTATGGCGAGAACAGCCCCTATGGCCGTTCGTTCACGGGGACCGGCGACGAGGCGACGATCGGCGCCCTGACCCGCGCCGACCTGGTGGCCACCCACGACGCCTGGATCCGCCCGGACAATGCGACCATCTTCGTCGTGTCCGACCTGCCGCTGTCGCAGGTGACGCCGCAGCTGGAAGCCGCCTTCGGCGACTGGCGCGCGCCCTCGATGGCCAAGGGGACGAAGGACTTCGCCGACGCCGCCGTGCCGACGCCGACGAACCGCATCGTCCTGATCGACCGTCCGCAGTCGCCGCAGTCGCTGATCTACGGCGGCGCGGTCCTGCCGGTGTCCGGCACCGACGATCTGCTGGCGCTGAACGCGGCGAACGTGACGCTGGGTTCGGACTTCCTGTCGCGGATCAACTCGGACCTGCGCGAGACCAAGGGCTGGTCCTACGGCGTTCGCGGAGGGATCAACGCCCTGCAGCACCGCGTCCCCTACATCGTCAACGCGCCGGTGCAGGCCAACCGGACAGGTGAATCGATCGCGGCGCTGATCGCCCAGTACGATCGCTTCCTGGAGACGGAGGGCGTGCAGCCTAACGAGCTGGAGCGGACGATCAACGGCAACACCCGGTCGCTGGCCGGCGGGTTCGAGACCTCGGGCCAGATCCTGGGCGCCCTGCGCTCCAACGCCCTGTACGGCCGTCCCGACGACTATCAGGCGACGCTGGCCAGCCGTACCCGCGCGCTGACGGCCGCCCAGATGGACGAGGCCGCCCGGCAGGTGATCAAGCCCGACCAGTTCGTCTGGGTCGTGGTCGGCGACGCCTCGGTGGTCCGCCCGCAGCTAGAGGCCCTGGGCCTGCCGGTGGAGGTGCGCTCGGCCGCCCAGTAAGACCCGGTGTCGCAGCGGATGAGAGGGGGCGGCGAGGATCGCCGTCCCCTTTTTGCTGTGCGACCTCGCCGACGACCGGCGGGAACCGGGGGGTGTCTCGGAACATTACGGGAACGAAGTTCAAGGAGTTCGCCATGTCCGACATCAATCCCAAACTTGACCCCAATCCGCCGACCAACACGCAGAAAGACCCCGACGACTGGGTCTCGGGCGATGATCCGATGACCGGGGCGCAGGCCTCCTATCTGAAGACCCTGTCGGAGGAGGTGCAGCAGCCGGAGGCCTTCGAAGAGGGGCTGTCGAAGTCCGAGGCCTCCAAGCGGATCGACGACCTCAAGGGGCGGCTCAGCGCGCCCGGTTGAGCGAAGCTGAACCAAACGGGCGCGCCGGGTGTTGGACTCCGTCTCGAGGAGTCATCCCATGCCCGCGCGTCCGACCTGGCAAGGCCATCTCAAGCTCTCGCTCGTCACCTGTCCGGTGGCGCTCTACACGGCGACGACGAAGACGAACGACGTCTCCTTCCACCTGATCAATCCCAAGACCAACAACCGCATTCGCATGGTGGCGACCGATCCGGACACGGGGCCGGTCGAGCGGTCGGATCTGGTCAAGGGCTATGAGGTGTCCAAGGACGAGTATGTCCTGTTCGACAACGCCGACTTCGACAAGGTGAAGCTGGAATCGACGCGGACCATCGACATCGACCAGTTCGTCGACGCCGACGACATCGATCGGCTGTACTGGGCCGATCCCCTCTATGTCGTGCCGGACAAGGGGGTGGGGGCCGAGGCCTTCGCCGTCATCCGCGAGGCGATGGCGAAACAGAACAAGATCGCCATCGGGTCGCTGGTGCTGCGGAACCGCGAACGGCGCATCGCCCTGGAGGTCCGGGGTCGGGGGCTGGTCGCCTATACGTTGCGGTCGCATGACGAGGTGCGCGACGCCGACGACTATTTCGACGGCATCCCGGCGGCCAAGGCCGACAAGGACATGGTGGACATCGCCGCGCGGATCATCGGCCAGAAGGACGCGGACTTCGATCCATCCAAATTCAAGGACCGCTACGACGAGGCCCTGAAGGCCATGATCAAGGCGAAACAGAAGGGCGAAGGCGTGGTCGAGGCGCCCGAGCCCGACGACACCAATGTCATCGACCTGATGGCGGCGTTGAGGAACAGTCTGAAGGGCTCGGCCGGGTCGGCGAAGAAGCCGGCCGCGAAAAAGGCGGCGCCGTCCAAGAAGGCCGCTGCCAAAAAGCCTGCGGCGAAGAAGAAGGCGGCTTAGTCCTCCGCCTCGATCTCGTCGATGTCGTCGTCGTCCAGGCCCAAGTGGTGGCCGATCTCGTGGATCAGGACGTGGGAGATGATCTCGTAGAGGCCCACGTCGCCGCGCTCGCACCATTCGTCGAGGATGGGACGGCGATAGAGGAAGACGCGGCTGGGCTCTGCGGCAGGGCCGAAGCCGTCGCGCGCTCCGACATGGAAGCCGTGGTAGAGGCCGGTCAGGTCGAACGGGTCCTCCAGATCGACCGAGGCCAGGGTCTCGGCGTCGGCGAAGTCGTCGACGCGGATGACTACGTCGCCGGCCGCCGACCTGAACGGCTCCGGCAGGGCGTCGAAGGCCTGACGCGCCAGACGGGCGAAGTCGTCGAGGGAAGGGGCGAGTTGGTTTGTCCAGGCAATAGGCATCAGGCAACAGGCAATAGGGTTTCAGAGGCGTCCAGACCAGCGACGGCGGAGTCACATCTACGCGTGGCGATCCGGCTGGCGCCTATTGCCTGATGTCTGTTGCCTCCGACCGTTAACCGTCCGTTCGCGCACGCCCCGACTTCCGCTATGGTCGCGATTCGATCCAGCGGGTGAACGGGTATGGCGGAGGCCGATATCGCCTTTGCGGCGGCGGCGGGAGCGGCGGGGCTGGCCCTGTCGATCAGCGTCTGGGCGTGGCGTCTGCGCCAGGCTGTGGCTCTGCGCGAATCCATGGTTGATCAGGAGCGGGTCTCGACGGCGCTGAGCCGGGCCCAACACGACGGGGCGCTGGCCGCCTTCGACGACGTGCGCATCGGCCTGACGCCCGGCGAGCCGCCGATCCTTCTGGGGCGGGACGAGGCTCTGGAGGCGGCGCGGGTCGCCTTCGCCCGCGATGTCCAGGGACCGCCGGGATCGGCCCTGGCCGAGGCCCTGCACGCACGTCACTCCGAGGCGATCAACGCCCTGATGAACGAGGGGACGCCGTTCGAGGCGCGCGACGGCGAGGCCTGGAAGCTGGAAGGGGCGCCGGTCAACGGCACGGCCTGGCTGAGGCTGTCGCCGATGACGCGGTCGGTCTCGCACGCCGGGGGTGGGGGCGCGGGCGAGGGCGAGCACGCCTTCGGGGCCGGGGTGATCGCCGACGCCTCGCCGTCGCCGACCTGGGTGGTGGATCACGACGGCCGTCTGGTCTGGGCCAATCGGGCCTGGCTGGCCGAGGTCAACTGCGGCTCGCTGGAGGCCGCCAAGGAGGCGCACGCCAGTTTCGACCGGGGCGCCGACCAGCTGGCGGCCGAGGCTGGACGGGTCGGGACGCGTCAGGAAGGCTTCCGCTGGACCGCGGGGGACGGCCGTCGCCGGGCGTGGAAGATCATGGCCGAGCCTCTGGGCGGGGCCGGCGGGCCGGTACTCGTTTTCGCCAT
Proteins encoded in this window:
- a CDS encoding pitrilysin family protein — its product is MRLHSVSLAALLVAMTPAAVLAQTSVASGAAPASAVTPQAAELAAAPVSELVSQVNIPWKRFTLDNGLTVIVHEDRKAPVVAVSVWYNVGSKDEPAGSTGFAHLFEHLMFGGSENAPGSYLGRMRNLGPSNLNGTTWFDRTNYFETVPTPALEQALFLESDRMGYLLGEVGQDVLDLQRGVVQNEKRQGDNQPYGLFEYAQLEALFPEGHPYRHSTIGSMADLDAASLETVRNWFRENYGPNNAIVVLSGDIDEATARPLMEKYFGAIPRGPVNTPAEADVPTLAAPIVATMHDRVANTRLTRSWAVPGLLSDDAVPLSVGASVLGGLASSRLDNLLVRDEQSAVSVSSSLSDFHRIGIFDISVDVKPGEDAAEVGARLDAIVADFIANGPTEEEVARVATRYVSQRIQSLEQVNGKANVLAEGQLYAGDPDHYKKELQQYATVTPAEVTAAMQRWLTRPVFNMTIAPGEREAYEEAAASPSGAAPAPAAEIQRVARDPMPAIGQVPDLEFPAVERATLSNGIEVVYAQVDTVPVTRVGIDFDAGFAADPANRLGAQAMMLDLLDEGTTTRDANQLAEEEERLGASINVGASMDRTSADLSTVTANLTPGLTLLADVVRNPAFAPSEIERIRAARLSGLASEKTNPGSIAARALPPLIYGENSPYGRSFTGTGDEATIGALTRADLVATHDAWIRPDNATIFVVSDLPLSQVTPQLEAAFGDWRAPSMAKGTKDFADAAVPTPTNRIVLIDRPQSPQSLIYGGAVLPVSGTDDLLALNAANVTLGSDFLSRINSDLRETKGWSYGVRGGINALQHRVPYIVNAPVQANRTGESIAALIAQYDRFLETEGVQPNELERTINGNTRSLAGGFETSGQILGALRSNALYGRPDDYQATLASRTRALTAAQMDEAARQVIKPDQFVWVVVGDASVVRPQLEALGLPVEVRSAAQ
- a CDS encoding Ku protein, producing MPARPTWQGHLKLSLVTCPVALYTATTKTNDVSFHLINPKTNNRIRMVATDPDTGPVERSDLVKGYEVSKDEYVLFDNADFDKVKLESTRTIDIDQFVDADDIDRLYWADPLYVVPDKGVGAEAFAVIREAMAKQNKIAIGSLVLRNRERRIALEVRGRGLVAYTLRSHDEVRDADDYFDGIPAAKADKDMVDIAARIIGQKDADFDPSKFKDRYDEALKAMIKAKQKGEGVVEAPEPDDTNVIDLMAALRNSLKGSAGSAKKPAAKKAAPSKKAAAKKPAAKKKAA
- a CDS encoding metallopeptidase family protein, whose translation is MPIAWTNQLAPSLDDFARLARQAFDALPEPFRSAAGDVVIRVDDFADAETLASVDLEDPFDLTGLYHGFHVGARDGFGPAAEPSRVFLYRRPILDEWCERGDVGLYEIISHVLIHEIGHHLGLDDDDIDEIEAED
- a CDS encoding DUF3072 domain-containing protein — translated: MSDINPKLDPNPPTNTQKDPDDWVSGDDPMTGAQASYLKTLSEEVQQPEAFEEGLSKSEASKRIDDLKGRLSAPG